The Euphorbia lathyris chromosome 3, ddEupLath1.1, whole genome shotgun sequence genome contains a region encoding:
- the LOC136221626 gene encoding ent-kaur-16-ene synthase, chloroplastic-like — translation MLLSLSTSSFKHAITDGPLKLRKKDNLPLLDVNVKRIGDVARKSIPLLGSASSYDTAWVGMVSSPNSSEPEPLFPECLKWIMENQHPDGSWALYPSHPLLIKNSLSSTLACLLSLHKWNLAPQLVHTGLDFIGSNLWAATDTRQRSPMGFDIIFPGMIHQAIDLGINLPFNHSSIHNMLSNPHLHITSLEEGKTSHLAYFAEGLNRLNDWNQLLKYQRTNGSLFNSPSTTAAAAIHIRDEKCLHYLKSLIKQFDNGAVPTLYPLDVNTRISIIDSLEKFGIHRHFSDEITNLLDDTYRSWMQGNEEIFLDPGSCAMAFRLLRKHGYDISSDSLAEFEKKEIFYHSSSANSAHESDTKSILELYKASQMKILQNEPVLDRIYGWTSIFLRDQLVKGLIENKSLYEEVNFALGHPYANLDRLEIRSYIENYNPHDVPLLKTSYRSSNIDNRDLLTIASRDFNMCQALHREELDYLDRWVKEYKLDTLKFARQKTAYGFFTIAAILSDPQHSDARISWAQNTGFVTIVDDFFDYDGSMEELHNLIDLLHKWDDHLTVGFKSEKVEIIFNAMYGTINELAAKAKLQQGRCVRSHLINLWILVTKNMLKEAEWARYNVVPTMYEYLAAGHVSIGLGVVLLIALYFMGSQLSEDVVASQEYNSIYLHVSIIGRLLNDRVTVKRESAEGKLNGVSLLMEHGRGDVDEETSMKEVERLIESHKRELLRLVVKKKEGSVVPKGCKDLAWGLSKVLHLAYMDDDGFTCPVKMVNATNAIINQPLL, via the exons ATGCTACTCTCTCTCTCCACTTCCTCCTTCAAGCATGCTATCACAG ATGGGCCTTTGAAATTGAGGAAGAAGGATAATTTACCCTTATTA GACGTTAATGTGAAAAGAATTGGAGATGTAGCCAGGAAAAGTATACCTTTACTTGGTAGTGCTTCTTCCTACGATACTGCTTGGGTGGGGATGGTATCTTCTCCGAATTCATCAGAGCCAGAACCTTTATTTCCAGAATGTCTGAAATGGATAATGGAAAATCAACATCCGGATGGATCATGGGCTCTTTATCCTTCTCATCCCcttcttattaaaaactctctTTCTTCCACTCTTGCCTGCCTACTTTCTTTGCATAAATGGAATTTGGCCCCCCAACTTGTCCATACTG GGCTGGACTTCATCGGCAGTAATCTATGGGCAGCCACAGACACTCGGCAACGATCTCCAATGGGGTTTGACATTATATTTCCAGGCATGATCCACCAAGCCATCGACTTAGGCATCAATCTTCCTTTCAATCACTCTTCAATTCACAACATGCTCTCCAACCCACATCTCCATATCACAAG TTtggaagaaggaaaaacaagccaTCTAGCATATTTTGCAGAGGGATTGAATAGATTAAACGATTGGAATCAACTACTTAAATATCAAAGAACCAACGGTTCACTTTTCAATTCACCATCTACAACTGCTGCTGCTGCTATTCATATTCGTGACGAAAAATGTCTCCATTATTTGAAATCTCTAATCAAACAATTTGATAATGGTGCCG TTCCTACTCTTTATCCTCTGGATGTGAATACCAGAATCTCCATAATCGATAGTTTGGAAAAGTTTGGAATTCACAGACATTTCAGCGACGAAATTACAAATCTACTAGACGATACATACAG ATCCTGGATGCAAGGGAATGAAGAAATATTTTTAGATCCTGGAAGTTGTGCAATGGCGTTTCGGCTACTGAGAAAGCATGGTTATGATATTTCTTCAG ATTCCTTGGCAGAGTTTGAGAAAAAAGAGATTTTTTACCATTCATCATCAGCTAATAGTGCACATGAAAGTGATACAAAGTCTATCCTTGAGCTATACAAAGCATCCCAGATGAAAATTTTGCAAAATGAACCTGTTCTTGATAGAATTTATGGTTGGACAAGCATTTTTCTCAGAGATCAGTTAGTGAAAGGGTTAATTGAAAACAAGAGTTTGTATGAAGAGGTTAATTTTGCTTTGGGACATCCTTATGCTAATTTGGATAGACTAGAAATCCGCTCTTACATTGAGAATTACAACCCACATGACGTCCCACTTCTTAAGACATCATACAG GTCTTCCAATATTGATAACAGAGATTTGTTGACAATTGCATCCCGAGATTTTAACATGTGCCAAGCCTTGCATCGTGAGGAACTTGATTATCTTGATAG GTGGGTGAAAGAATACAAATTGGACACTCTAAAGTTTGCAAGGCAGAAGACTGCCTATGGGTTTTTTACGATTGCTGCAATACTTTCGGATCCTCAGCACTCTGATGCTCGAATCTCATGGGCACAAAACACTGGTTTTGTCACGattgttgatgatttctttgaCTATGACGGTTCAATGGAGGAACTACATAACCTTATTGACCTTCTTCACAA ATGGGACGATCACTTAACCGTTGGATTCAAGTCTGAAAAAGTGGAGATAATATTTAATGCAATGTATGGCACAATCAATGAACTTGCCGCCAAAGCCAAATTACAACAAGGCCGATGCGTTCGAagtcacttaattaattta TGGAtattagtgacgaaaaatatgCTAAAGGAGGCAGAATGGGCAAGATATAATGTGGTACCTACAATGTACGAGTACTTGGCAGCAGGACATGTAAGTATTGGGTTAGGAGTTGTGCTTCTTATTGCACTTTATTTCATGGGGTCTCAGCTTTCTGAAGATGTTGTAGCAAGTCAAGAATACAATAGTATTTATTTACATGTCAGCATCATTGGCCGACTTCTAAACGACCGCGTCACTGTTAAG AGAGAAAGTGCAGAAGGAAAATTGAATGGTGTGAGTTTATTGATGGAACATGGCCGAGGAGATGTTGATGAGGAAACTAGTATGAAGGAAGTAGAAAGACTAATTGAGAGTCATAAGAGAGAATTGTTAAGGTTAGTTGTGAAGAAAAAAGAAGGGAGTGTTGTCCCAAAAGGCTGCAAAGATCTAGCTTGGGGACTTAGCAAGGTTTTGCACCTTGCATATATGGACGATGATGGATTTACATGTCCTGTTAAGATGGTTAATGCTACTAATGCTATTATTAATCAGCCACTCCTTTGA